gtttattataaatttttttgctttttttttgtttgaacagTGAAGGACTCGAGTCCAAAAAGCTCGTCCAATGGTGATCCCGAAGACGGAGTccttaacattaaaatattatttttttaaaaaaaaaaaattgaaattgaaaatttattaattgcataattaaaataaaaggtaCAAGGATTCAATTTAAAGATACAAGGATTAAAAGATACAAGGTTTAAATATAAAGATACtaattattaatcttcatcGCCAAATTTATTCCAAATGTTTTCGATCAAATCATTCTTCAATCGTTCATGAGTTTGCCTATCACGAAGATCATTTCGGTTGGGAAATATATTATTGAGAATTGTCGGGATTTCGTTTAGTGTAGGGTTTGCGTTTAGGACCTCCGAAGTTCTGGaagattctccttcttcaaattcTGAAATATCGTACCGCATTGAATAACCATCTCGTTCATCttcaactatcatattgtgtagtatgatacatgctctcattatcttccCTATCTTCTCTTTGGCCATTGTACGAACCGGGTTTTTCACAATCGCAAACCgagcttgcaatactccaaaagcccgttcgacatcttttcggactgATTCTTGAACTTGAGCAAATAACTGTTGTTTAGGACTTTGAGGGAGTGCGATAgtttggataaatgttgaccattttggatatataccaTCTGTGAGGTAATATGCCAACTTATACATGTGGTTGTTGACCATGTACCTCACACTGGGAGCTCGACCTTCTAAAAGGTCATCAAACACAGGAGATCGATCGAGGACATTAagatcatttaaggtacctggaagACCAAAAAATGCGTGCcaaatccaaagatcttgtgaagctacGGCCTCTAGAACAATAGTCGGTTTTCCGTGGCCACGGGCGTactgtcctttccaagcggttggacaatttttccactcccagtGCATACAGTCAATGCTCCCGACCATCCCAGGAAACCCTCGTTTCTCTCCCatatcgagtagtcgttgaagatcctctgCTGTGGGTGGTCGCAGATACTCATCTCCGAATAACTGTATTATCCCATCAGTGAAATGATGTAAACAAGAAAGTGCAGTGctctcaccaagtcggagatattcgtcaaccGTGTCAGCCGAATTTCCATAAGCAAGTAGACGAATTGCTGCCGTGCATTTTTGTAGTGCAGTAAGACCCCACCTCCCCGTTGCATCTTTTCTTTGCTGAAAGAATGGAAAGAATTGTTCAAGGCCATCGACAATACGCATGAATAATCCCTTATTCATGCGGAATCGGCGTCTGAAAGTTTGTATCGAATATGTCGAATGGTCGTCGTTGAAGTAGTCATTGCTTAGCTGGTGCTGTCCTCCTTCGCGGTGTCGTTCAGTATAGCTACGGGTTCTTTGCGGTATGGGTTCGGCCTCCACTATATCGTCGTAAATTTCGTCAATGAAATCTTCGATAATATCATCCAATCTCTCCTCGATTTCATCATTTTCATCAGATGCAGATGACGACATTGCTTATCCTGGTGGATAAATAATAAGTTGCTTAGaagatttcttatattttgaatttttctacttttaaatcttttctatttttttcttataagttaaaaatatttagattatttctacttttaaatcttttctagttaaaaatattttgaatttttctacttttaaatcttttatatttttttcttataagttaaaaatatttaggttatttctacttttaaatattttctagttaaaaatattttgaattttt
Above is a window of Brassica napus cultivar Da-Ae chromosome A10, Da-Ae, whole genome shotgun sequence DNA encoding:
- the LOC106369392 gene encoding putative nuclease HARBI1; its protein translation is MSSSASDENDEIEERLDDIIEDFIDEIYDDIVEAEPIPQRTRSYTERHREGGQHQLSNDYFNDDHSTYSIQTFRRRFRMNKGLFMRIVDGLEQFFPFFQQRKDATGRWGLTALQKCTAAIRLLAYGNSADTVDEYLRLGESTALSCLHHFTDGIIQLFGDEYLRPPTAEDLQRLLDMGEKRGFPGMVGSIDCMHWEWKNCPTAWKGQYARGHGKPTIVLEAVASQDLWIWHAFFGLPGTLNDLNVLDRSPVFDDLLEGRAPSVRYMVNNHMYKLAYYLTDGIYPKWSTFIQTIALPQSPKQQLFAQVQESVRKDVERAFGVLQARFAIVKNPVRTMAKEKIGKIMRACIILHNMIVEDERDGYSMRYDISEFEEGESSRTSEVLNANPTLNEIPTILNNIFPNRNDLRDRQTHERLKNDLIENIWNKFGDED